In the genome of Meles meles chromosome 2, mMelMel3.1 paternal haplotype, whole genome shotgun sequence, one region contains:
- the NKX3-2 gene encoding homeobox protein Nkx-3.2, with protein MAVRGANTLTPFSIQAILNKKEERGGLPAPEGRPVPGGTAVAVAEAPAVCCWRLFGETDAGALGGAEDSLLASPAGTRTAAARTAESLVGWDSDSALSEENEGGRRCVVAPGASGAGCAGGTLGLGQPVCELPTAKDLEEEAAGRSDSEMSASVSGDRSPTAEDDAVGPGSARVPALCSRSGGGGGPAGGAEEEEEPAAPKPRKKRSRAAFSHAQVFELERRFNHQRYLSGPERADLAASLKLTETQVKIWFQNRRYKTKRRQMAADLLASAPAAKKVAVKVLVRDDQRQYLPGEVLRPPSLLPLQPSYYYPYYCLPGWALSTCAAAAGTQ; from the exons ATGGCTGTGCGCGGCGCCAACACCTTGACGCCCTTCTCCATCCAGGCAATCCTCAACAAGAAAGAGGAGCGTGGAGGTCTGCCCGCGCCAGAGGGGCGCCCGGTACCCGGGGGCACCGCAGTGGCAGTGGCTGAGGCGCCCGCTGTCTGCTGCTGGCGATTGTTCGGGGAGACAGACGCGGGCGCTCTGGGGGGCGCGGAGGACTCTCTGCTGGCGTCGCCTGCCGGGACCAGAACGGCTGCAGCGCGGACCGCGGAGAGCCTGGTTGGTTGGGACTCGGACTCGGCGCTGAGCGAGGAGAACGAGGGCGGGCGGCGCTGTGTGGTCGCGCCGGGGGCCAGCGGGGCCGGCTGTGCAGGGGGGACCCTGGGCCTCGGCCAGCCTGTCTGCGAGCTGCCCACCGCCAAGGACCTGGAGGAGGAAGCCGCAGGCAGGAGCGACAGCGAGATGTCGGCCAGCGTCTCAG GCGACCGCAGCCCTACGGCCGAAGACGACGCTGTTGGCCCCGGAAGTGCCCGCGTACCCGCGCTGTGCAGCCGaagcggcggcgggggcggcccgGCGGGCGGCgcggaggaggaagaggagcccGCCGCGCCCAAGCCTCGCAAGAAACGCTCGCGGGCCGCCTTCTCCCACGCGCAGGTCTTCGAGCTGGAGCGGCGCTTCAACCACCAGCGCTACCTGTCCGGGCCGGAACGCGCCGACCTGGCCGCGTCGCTGAAGCTCACCGAGACGCAAGTGAAGATCTGGTTCCAGAACCGTCGCTACAAGACCAAACGCCGGCAGATGGCTGCCGACCTGCTGGCATCAGCGCCCGCCGCCAAGAAGGTGGCGGTGAAAGTGCTGGTGCGCGACGACCAGAGACAGTACTTGCCTGGCGAGGTGCTGCGGCCACCGTCGCTGCTGCCACTGCAGCCCTCCTACTATTACCCTTACTATTGCCTCCCCGGCTGGGCACTCTCCACGTGTGCAGCCGCCGCGGGCACCCAGTGA